The following are encoded together in the Peromyscus leucopus breed LL Stock chromosome 1, UCI_PerLeu_2.1, whole genome shotgun sequence genome:
- the LOC114685243 gene encoding probable alcohol sulfotransferase, which yields MSAYFWFEGIPFPDLAYKREIIEEIRHKFVIRDEDTVILSFPKSGTNWLIETVCLIQTKGNPKWIQSVPIWDRSPWIETNMGFPILINKEGPRLMSSHLPFHLFPKSFFRSKAKVIYVIRNPRDVLVSGYFFLHNTKFIDNPESLGTYIEWFLRGNVPYGSWFEHTRDWLSMRENDNFLLLNYEDMKKNTRGTIRKICDFLGKKLEPDELDLVLKYSSFQAMKENKMSNFSLIRNDVNINGLVLMRKGVAGDWKNHFTVAQAENFDKVFQEKMAGFPPGLFPWK from the exons ATGTCAGCCTACTTTTGGTTTGAAGGAATACCTTTCCCTGATTTAGCGTATAAAAGAGAAATTATTGAAGAAATTCGTCATAAGTTTGTGATCAGAGATGAAGACACAGTCATACTGAGTTTTCCTAAATCAG GAACTAACTGGCTGATTGAGACTGTCTGCTTGATTCAGACCAAGGGAAATCCCAAATGGATCCAATCTGTGCCTATCTGGGATCGCTCACCCTGGATAGAGACTAACATGGGATTTCCAATATTGATCAATAAGGAAGGACCACGCCTCatgtcctcccacctccctttccaTCTTTTCCCCAAGTCTTTCTTCAGATCCAAAGCCAAG GTGATCTATGTCATCAGAAATCCCAGAGATGTTCTTGTGTCTGGTTATTTTTTCCTACATAACACAAAATTTATTGATAATCCAGAGTCACTAGGAACTTACATTGAATGGTTCCTCAGAGGAAATG TGCCATATGGATCATGGTTTGAGCACACCCGTGACTGGCTGTCTATGAGAGAAAATGACAACTTCCTGTTACTGAACTATGAAGACATGAAAAAG aatACAAGGGGAACCATAAGGAAGATATGTGACTTCCTTGGAAAGAAACTGGAGCCAGATGAGCTAGATCTGGTCCTCAAGTACAGCTCCTTCCAagccatgaaagaaaacaaaatgtctaaTTTTAGTCTCATCCGAAATGATGTGAATATTAATGGTTTGGTCCTCATGAGAAAAG GTGTGGCTGGGGACTGGAAGAATCACTTTACAGTAGCTCAAGCTGAAAACTTTGATAAAGTATTCCAGGAGAAAATGGCTGGTTTTCCTCCAGGGCTTTTTCCATggaaataa